The sequence TTTCCCAGCCTAAGTCATATTACAGGCACACACCAAAAAGATATGTTCACTTTTAAACTTTTCACAGGCAGAGTGAGTGGGGACGGCGACACATTTCCTCAGACTCGTGAACATCCTAAAGGAGCTGGAGTCAACATCAAGCAGAAAAGAGAAGACTCTGAAGCTGAGCTTGTTTCTCAAAGAGATTTCGCAAGATGAGATATCACCATCTGTAATGTTGATCTCAGGCTCTATCTTCCCTTATGGAAGCGGGCAAGCCCTAAATGTGAGCAGCAAGACTCTGAGTAAGGTCCTGTCAACTTGTAAACAGGGAACTCTAGATAGTTCACCCCTAACCATTAAAGGCCTCTACAGCCAACTCGTAGACCTCGCATCTCTGAATGGCAGGGGATCCAAAGCGCGGAGGAAGGTTGCGCTCTCTTCCTTGCTAAGCCGAGCAAACAACGTCGAGACAGAATACATATCCAAGATCATTCAAGGAGATTTGAGAGTAGGTTTGGCTGATGGTCTCATCCTTGAAGCAATATCCAAAGCCTCAAACATAGACCTCAACACGATCAAGGCCACATACGGTTTAACTGGAAATTTGGGTGAGACTGCAAGGATGGCTCTTATTGAAGGTGGTGAGAAGCTGAAAAATATTTGTTTGAAACTTTTTTCACCCATAAGGCCTATGCTCGCCGACACAGCCCCGAACCTGGAGGAGGCCATCAGGATCCATGGAAGAACATCCTTAGAACATAAACTGGATGGGGTGAGGGTTCAGATACACAAGGGGGGTGATAGAGTTGAAATTTATAGTAGAAGCCTCTCAAAGATCACACAGGGCCTCCCCGACATAGTGAACCTTGTGCGATCCGAAGTGATGGCTGAGGAGACTATCTTAGATGGCGAAGTTGTTGGAGTAGACTCTGAGGGCAGACCGATACCTTTCCAGGATCTGATGCGTCGAATAGGGAGGATGGCAAACGTTCATGAATCTATCAGTAAGATACCAGTAAGACTCTTCCTATTTGACATTCTATATCTTGATGGAAGATCCGTCGCCTCCTCACCATATGAAGTAAGGCGGCAGCAACTTGAATGCATATGTCCGAAGGAGATGTTAACACCAAGAATTGTAACGGACAATATAGCCCAAGCTGAAATGTTCTTCGAGGACTCCATAAGGCGAGGGCATGAAGGCCTTGTCTCGAAGAATCTTGGTGGAATATACATACCTGGCCAGCGTGGAAAGGAGTGGCTCAAGATAAAGAAGGCTGATACTCTAGACGTAGTCATAATAGCCGCTGACTGGGGTTCAGGAAGGAGGTCCAGATGGTTGAGCAATTACCACCTCGCCGTCAGAGATTCGCATAGAGAGAAGTTCCTAGAGGTTGGGAAGACGTTCAAGGGACTGACAGATGAAGAGTTTGAGTATATGACGGCGAGACTCTTAACCCTGAAAGTATCTGAGAACGATTTCACCGTGAAGGTCAGACCTGAGATAGTAGTTGAAGTAGCCTACGATGAAGTGCAGAAGAGTCCACACTACGACTCAGGTTATGCGTTAAGATTCGCTAGAATAAAGAAGATAAGAGAGGACAAGTCTCCGAGAGAGGCTGACACATTAGATAGATTGGAAGAGATTTATGAGGCTAAGTTTAAGAGAAAAGCAAGATTGACATGGGATCAGCATTAGAAAGACCATGGTGCTCCAGAATATGCGTTTGGCAGTCCTCTTCAGCGGTGGAAAAGACAGCTGCTACACAGTAATGAAGGCTAGGGAACAAGGTTACGAAGTCAATGTACTGCTAACAATAATACCAAAAAGTACAGATTCAAGGCTCTTCCACTACCCATGCGTTGAATTCACCAGATTCCAAGCAGAGGCTATGAAGTTGCCAATATCGATCTACAATATTGATTCGGAGAGAGATGAGGTTGAGGAGCTTACGGAACATCTTTCCGAGGTTAAGAGAATATTCAAGATTGAAGGCATAGCCTCTGGCGCACTGGCAAGCAAATATCAGAAGAGCAGATTTGAGGATGCAGCTAAGAGAGTTGGGTTGAAATGTTTTACACCCCTATGGGGTACGGATCCCATAAACCTACTCAATGAACAATTAAACACTGGCATGGAGGCGATGATAATAGCTGTAGCAGCCCTGGGCTTAGGAGAGGACTGGCTTGGAAAGATACTAGACAGGGAGGTTACTAAAACCCTCCTCAAGATTCAGGGCAATTGTGGAGTCAACCCTGCTGGGGAGGGTGGGGAATATGAAACCTTCGTCCTCAACGCACCCATATTTTGGAGGAGACTCAAGATCACAGGGTACCGAAAATTATGGTTTGGGGACAGCGGTCACATAGAGATAGACGGAGTTGAGTTTGAATAGG is a genomic window of Candidatus Bathyarchaeota archaeon containing:
- a CDS encoding diphthine--ammonia ligase, translating into MRLAVLFSGGKDSCYTVMKAREQGYEVNVLLTIIPKSTDSRLFHYPCVEFTRFQAEAMKLPISIYNIDSERDEVEELTEHLSEVKRIFKIEGIASGALASKYQKSRFEDAAKRVGLKCFTPLWGTDPINLLNEQLNTGMEAMIIAVAALGLGEDWLGKILDREVTKTLLKIQGNCGVNPAGEGGEYETFVLNAPIFWRRLKITGYRKLWFGDSGHIEIDGVEFE
- a CDS encoding ATP-dependent DNA ligase, translated to MGTATHFLRLVNILKELESTSSRKEKTLKLSLFLKEISQDEISPSVMLISGSIFPYGSGQALNVSSKTLSKVLSTCKQGTLDSSPLTIKGLYSQLVDLASLNGRGSKARRKVALSSLLSRANNVETEYISKIIQGDLRVGLADGLILEAISKASNIDLNTIKATYGLTGNLGETARMALIEGGEKLKNICLKLFSPIRPMLADTAPNLEEAIRIHGRTSLEHKLDGVRVQIHKGGDRVEIYSRSLSKITQGLPDIVNLVRSEVMAEETILDGEVVGVDSEGRPIPFQDLMRRIGRMANVHESISKIPVRLFLFDILYLDGRSVASSPYEVRRQQLECICPKEMLTPRIVTDNIAQAEMFFEDSIRRGHEGLVSKNLGGIYIPGQRGKEWLKIKKADTLDVVIIAADWGSGRRSRWLSNYHLAVRDSHREKFLEVGKTFKGLTDEEFEYMTARLLTLKVSENDFTVKVRPEIVVEVAYDEVQKSPHYDSGYALRFARIKKIREDKSPREADTLDRLEEIYEAKFKRKARLTWDQH